The Zalophus californianus isolate mZalCal1 chromosome 7, mZalCal1.pri.v2, whole genome shotgun sequence genome includes a region encoding these proteins:
- the LOC113927708 gene encoding 60S ribosomal protein L21-like yields the protein MTNTKGKRRGTCSMFSRPFRKHGVVPLATYMRIYKKGDIVDTKGMGPVHKGMPRKCYHGKTGRVYNVTQHAVGIVVNKQVKGKILAKRINVRIEHIKHSKSRDSFLKRVKENDQKKKEAKEKGTWVQLKRQPAPPREAHFVRTNGKEPELLEPIPYEFMA from the coding sequence atgaccaatacaaagggaaaaaggagaggtaCCTGCTCTATGTTCTctagaccttttagaaaacatggagttgttcctttggccacatacatgcgaatctataagaaaggtgatattgtggacaCCAAGGGAATGGGCCCTGTTCACAAAGGAATGCCCCGcaaatgttaccatggcaaaactggaagagtctacaatgttactcagcatgctgttggcattgttgtaaacaaacaagttaagggcaagattcttgccaagagaattaatgtacgcattgagcatattaaacactcaaagagccgagacagcttcctgaagcgtgtgaaggaaaatgatcagaaaaagaaggaagccaaagagaaaggtacttgggttcaactgaagcgccagcctgccccacccagagaagcacactttgtgagaactaatggaaaggagcctgaactgctggaacccattccctatgaattcatggcatga